ATTTCAGAAGGCAACAATGTGATCACAAAAAACAAAATAAATAATTTACTTTTCATCAGCTTCCTCCTCCTGTTATTCCTCCACCTATTTGTAGCGAACCGGGTGAAAAAGATTCAAACCTGTTTATTCTTCCTCCAAGAAATTTTGGAAAATTATCGTGTATCCCATTTTGTAAGTACAACGGATTAAATAAACCTGTTCCGGAATAATTGGTTCGGAGATTAAGTCCATTTGAGTTATTCAACTGTAAAAAAGTTTGACCGTTGGTTAAACTCGTATTCCTTGGTGTTTGGGAATAATAATTAAACCCATCACTCTTTTTATAAGAATCATAACTCGGTGATGTACCTATCCTTTCACCTGTAAATCCATCATAGCCACCAGACAATGTAATGCCACCGCCTAGATTTACACTTGCCACTAAACTACCAGTCCACCAACGATCATTTCTATCACCTATTCCAGGGAAAAAATCATTAGATGTATGCAGACTAAAATCTCCAGATCTAAAGCCAAGGCTTCCCACTCGCTGATTTCCTTCTCCACCTCCTACAAGATTTGACCCTATTGTAAAGGATGATTTGAAGCTGTTGTTTACACCAGTTAAATTAGAGGTTTCCGAATTAAATGTATTCAATGTCATTGGCGTAGCCGTGCCCTTACCAAAAGTTAAGGCAGGGCTTACAACTATGTCCATATTTAAACCTGTCTGACCTCCTGATGTTCCTGTTGTTCCCAAACCACCACCGTTAAATCTACCTGATAAATTCAAGCTACCCGTAAAATTACCAGAGTTGGCAGAAAGTCCGACACCTGCACCGATACTAAAGTTAGATTGTCCTTTAGTTCCAAAATTAAATGATAAAGAAACTTTTGCGCTTGTGCTTGCACCAGCTTTCGGGCAATCATCACAATCTCCGTTAGGGTCGCTATTAGTTATAGGGTTGTCGCTGGGGACTTGTGAGCTCTTTTAACTGGATCTTGATTCCAACGCATAACTACTCTTGTATCATACTCCCAAAACAAGGCTGTAGTGTGGTTTCCTTCACCCGATATTTCGTTTACTTTCTCTTGCGTGTTAAATCCGTATGAGTACGAAAACTCCTCGTTTTTATATGTCTGTATACTACTACCAAACGGATAATACACAATTGTGACTCGTCCTAAAAAAAGTTTACAGTTTAAAGATTTAATCCTGTTATTTGTTTACATATACTTTTTAGTCCTGAAATGACTTTACTTTTCTTGACCATTCTTACACGTTTTGGTGTAAACCTTTTTTAGGAATAGACTCCCAAAACGATTCCTATAAAAACCTTCTTACCCATCAGATAATAATTTCAGGACTTTGACAATAACTCTATCTTATTTCTCCCAAGACGTACACTACCGGATTCTTCTAATTGTTTTAATAGCCTTGATACAACTACCCTGGCAGTACCTAATTTATTTGCTATTTGTTCATGAGTCATTAAGATTGTGGTTGATTGTGTTACATCTGCAGTCTTTTTCAGCAAATCCAACAACCTTTCATCAACCTTCTTAAAAGCAATATCATTTACAATCTCTAATAACTCTTCAAACCTTTTATGATAAAGCCTAAATATGTAGTCCAACCACTGCGGGTATTCTTTGATAAAAAAGCTTAGTTTATCAATAGGTACAAACAAGATTTCGGCATCTTCCTCAACCTCTGCCCTGACCTTACTAGTCTCATTGTGTAGCCCGCCCAAAAACGACATAATACAACTCTCTCCTGCTTTGATGTAATACAACAAAATCTCACGACCGTCCTCTTCCTCTCTTATAACTTTCAGAATTCCTTTTGTTACTATGGGTAAAGAGTTGATGTGTGCATTCTCATTCAATACTACACTGCCGGCTTTGTAATGTTTCTGAATACCATATTGAAATAGTTTCGATACTAATTCGGGAGAAGATTTAAACTCTTCAATTTGTACAAGATTTTCCACAAGGCAAAGATAAAGCAATATAGCAGAGAAAGACTGATACGAACTGTACGAGCTTAATATTTCTTAGACAATTGAATAAAGCTGATAACAGAAAAACAAAAAAAGAGCCCAACCTTATTTGTAATTTTCATAAAAGAACAACAACAATTTTTATCAAAATTTCTACTTTTGCTGATACTTATCAATATGAGCATACAATATGCGGTAATAACCGGTGCGAGTCAGGGTTTAGGCAAATCCTTTGCTTTTGAACTTGCAAGTAAGAGATATAATCTAATCTTAATCAGTTTACCCAATCAAAATTTAACCGGTTTGTCAGAAACTATACAAGAGCAATATGGCGTATCTGTAATATGCAGAGAAACGGATTTAAGTATTTCAAGCAATGTAATAGAGCTGACCGATTGGATAAATAAGCACTATCAAGTTTCGTTATTAATCAATAATGCAGGTGTTGGAGGTACAAAAAGATTTGAAGAAGCCAGCCAAAGTTATTTGATGAATATGATTAATCTGAATATTACGGCAACAACCATTCTAACGCATCAATTACTGTCTAATCTGAAAAAGCAAGACAAAGCATATATTCTCAATATTTCAAGCTTATCTGCATTTTCTCCCGTTGGTTTTAAGACGATTTATCCGGCTTCTAAAGCTTATGTTCATTCATTTACAAGAGGATTGTTTCAAGAGCTCAAAGAAACTAATGTGTTTGTGAGTGTAGTAAACCCGGGCGCAATGTCAACCAATTCAGGAGTATCAGAAAGAATTAGTAATTTGGGTTTATTTGGAAAGTTTACATTGCTCGAACCTGATTTTGTTGCAAAGAAATGTATCAACCAACTTTTCAAGAAAAATAAAGTCATTATTGTGAATCCGGTAAGTTGGTTGTTCTTGAAAATATTACCTGAACGGATTAAAATACCGTTGTTAACAAACATCATTAAGAAGGAAATTCAGTAAAACTGATAATGGATATAATTGCCTTAAATAATGCTTATCAAACAGTAATTAAGCAGCTGATAAATATCAACTAAGTGTAATCAACACATAACAACTTCCAAAATAACAATATCTAATCAAGTCATTTGTTATCTTAAGCGTAGTCAAAATTTCAATTTATTCAATCTGTATTGGTTTCACACTAAAACTGTTGTTAGAGTGGAGAGATAAGAAATAAATACCTTTAGCTATTCCATTCAAATTTACTTGCTTGTTTTCCTTCAAAAAGGTAAAGACATTATAGTTACTTTTGCACCACTAATTTTAAAACAATGACAAATAAAGGACCGGTTTCAAATTTTATAAACCATCATTACAGACATTTCAATGCTGCTGCACTTATGGATGCAGCAAAAGGGTATGAAGCACATTTGTTAGAAGGCGGCAAAATGTTGATTTCAATGGGTGGAGCCATGAGTACTGCCGAATTAGGTATTTCACTCGCAGAAATGATACGCCAAGACAAGGTGCATATTATTTCATGTACCGGGGCTAACTTAGAGGAAGATGTTATGAACCTTGTGGCGCACAGTCATTACAAAAGGGTTCCCAATTACAGAGATCTTACACCCGAACAAGAAAGAGAGTTGTTGGACAATCATTACAACAGGGTTACTGACACTTGCATACCTGAAGAAGAGGCATTCAGAAGGTTGCAATCTCATTTAGAAAAAGTGTGGAAGGATGCGGAAGCAAAAGGTGAACGATATTTTCCACATGAATTTTTGTATAAAGTTGTTTTGAGTGGAGAATTAAAACAATACTATGAAATCGACCCTAAAAACAGTTGGATTATAGCTGCAGCCGAAAAGAACCTGCCAATTGTGGTGCCTGGTTGGGAAGATAGCACTTGCGGTAATATTTTCACAAGCTATGTTATCAAAGGGCAACTTAAAGCAAGTACTGTAAAAAGCGGTATTGAATACATGGTTTGGTTAACTGAATTATATAGAGAACTAAGCACTGGCAAAGGACTTGGATTTTTTCAAATTGGAGGAGGTATTTCAGGAGACTTCCCGATTTGTGTTGTACCCATGATGTATCAAGACTTAGAATGGGAAGAGGTTCCTTTTTGGGCATATTTTTGTCAAATTTCTGACTCTACTACTTCTTACGGTTCATATTCAGGAGCTGTTCCAAATGAAAAAATAACATGGGGTAAGTTGGATATAGACACCCCGAAATTTATTGTTGAATCTGACGCAACCATTGTCGCTCCTTTGATATTTGCTTGGATTTTGGGTTGGTAAGAATAAAGACTAATTTTGCACAGTAATTAATCAAAATCAATTATGGCATATCCCGAAATGATGGTAGCACCTATGCGTGCTGAGTTAACTAACGCTGATTTTATTGAATTAAAAACAGCTGAAGAAGTAGAAAATATATTCAATTCATTCCCAGAGAATCAAACAACCTTAGTTGTAATCAATTCTGTGTGTGGTTGTGCTGCCGGAGCAATGAGACCCGGTGTGTTACATTCTTTACATGGAGATAAAAAACCACAAAAGCTATATACAGTTTTTGCCGGAATGGAGGTTGAAGCTGTAGCCAAAGCCAGAGAATATATGATACCTTTTCCACCTTCTTCTCCTTCTATCGCGCTTTTTAAAGGTAACAAACTTGTTCACTTTGTGGAGAGATATATGATTGAAGGAAAACCGGCTGAAGCGTTAGCAGCAAATTTACAGGCTGCTTATAACGAATTCTGTTAAACAGTGTTATCTTGTTGTTCTGCCCAAAAGGACAAATCAAGTCTTTTGATTAACCGAAAGTTATTAAACAGAAGAAGACATTGTCTTCTTCTGTTTTTTTGTGAGAGTTGATAGGTTTTTTGGAAGTTATTTATTTTTAAAAGGAGAAGTACAATCCAATAGCCCATTTCTATGCACTGAATAATTTTTTAAAAGCTATTTGATTCAGCACAAACAGGGTGATTTTGTGTTCTATTTAATAATCAACGCTACAAACTATTATTTTAAGGGAATTTTGGAAATTTGCTGAAATCTCTGGGTCTTTTTTCTAAGAAAGCATCCCGTCCTTCTTTTGCCTCATCAGTTCCATAAATCAATCGGGTGGCTTCACCGGCATACACTTGTTGTCCTATGAGTCCATCGTCAATGAGGTTAAAAGCAAACTTTGCCATTTTAACAGCAGTAGGGCTTTTGGTCATAATTTCTTGAGCCCATTCGTATGCAGTTTGCTCAAGTTCGCTATGAGGAACAACAGCATTCACCATACCCATTTCGTATGCTTCTTGTGCATTATATGATTTACCTAAGAAGAAGATTTCTCTGGCTCTTTTTTGACCTACCATTCTGGCTAAATAAGCAGAGCCAAACCCTCCATCAATACTTGCAACATCTAAATCTGTTTGCTTAAATACAGCATGTTCTTTACTTGCAATGGTTAAGTCGCATACAACATGCAAACTATGTCCCCCGCCCACAGCCCATCCCGGAACAACTGCAATTACCACTTTATTCATAAAGCGTATGCGTCTTTGTACATCCAAAATGTTAAATTTATTAACGCCATCAGAGCCTTTATACCCTGTGTTTGAACGAACTCTTTGATCGCCTCCTGAGCAGAATGCCCAACCACCATCCTTGGGCGAAGGTCCTTCACCGGTAAGCAGCACAACCCCTATTTCTTGTGATTCATGAGCTATTATTAATGCCTCTAACATTTCATCCACTGTCAGAGGTCTGAACGCATTTCTTACCTCAGGTCGATTAATAGCAATACGTGCTACTCCATTACAATAGGTAAATGTTATATCTTCAAACTCTTTTATTTTTTCCCACTTGAGTGTATCCATAAATCGGTCTATTATTGAGCAAAAATAGAGTTTAAATTCTTAGTGTTTTATGAAAAGTATGGAGTTTACCCTAAAAGGAATTATTCGCTTACTCTCATAGAGTTATTACTTCCTACTGCGTGAATTGCTTCCCAACCTATAAGAGCTAATTTGCGCTCACTTCCCCACATATAATTGCCATATTCACCCGATGAACGCACAACCCTATGACACGGAACCAGCATTGTGATCGGGTTGTTTCCGACTGCGGTTCCGACTGCACGTGATGAACGCGGACTCCCTATCTGTCTTGCAATAATTTGATAGGTGGTAAGTGAGCCAAAAGGAATTTGAAGAAGGGCATTCCAAACTTTAATTTGAAAATCAGTCCCTTTTAGATGTAAGGGAATGAGTGCGCTTGTTGCTTTGTGAGGAAAAAATGCACTGAATGCATTGTTGTGTAGGCTTACAGATTCTTCCTTTAATTGTGCATTTGGAAAAAGTTCTTTTAGAACTGTAATTTCTGTTTGAGGATTTGTACTAAAAACCATGTAACAAAGCCCTTTTGCAGAAGAAGCTATAAAAAGTGAACCAAAAGGACTTTCTGCCATTGAATATGTTATGAGTAAATTGGAGTCAAGGGCTTCTTCTTCGCTCATTTGAATGATGGATATTGGAGCATGTTTAAAGTCAATTCTATTATCTAATGGATGACTAAAAAGACTTCTTTGTTGTGTTTTTTCTTTGAGTCGATAATGAGCATACTCAGGGGTTGTATAGAGTAAAAAATCCCTTGGTCCAACTCCGCACCAATCAATGAACATGCGATGAAACACTTGTGGAGATACTTGCATTATCTTGGCAACCTCATCTAAGTGGTTTCGAAGCAAGGGCTGTTTCTCAAGAATAGCCAATGCCTCAAGAATATATTCTGAATATAATTTGCCTCTGTATCTCACTTGTGGGGCAAAACTCGGTGCTACGATTGAGTAGTTTTACACTTTTTGGCAAAGGTTTTCCTGAAGGATGTGAATAACCAAATATTCTACCTTTGCATACCATGATAAATCACACTAAGCTCAGTGTTAATATTAATAAAATTGCACTTATTCGCAATAGTAGAGGAACAAACAATCCGAACTTGATTTCTGTTGCCAAGGACTGTGAACGCTTTGGAGCTCAAGGAATTACAGTTCATCCGCGTCCTGATCAACGACATGTTAGATTTGACGACTTGGAACCACTTGCCAACATTGTGAAATCAGAGTTTAATATTGAAGGAAATCCTACACATGATTTTACCCAAAGAGTTTTACAAATTAAACCGGCACAAGTAACTCTTGTGCCTGACGCTGAAGACCAGCTTACCAGCGACCATGGTTGGAATACTATCAAAGACAAGCAAAAACTTATAGATTTGATTGCACCTTTCAAAGAAGCAGGAATCAGGGTGTCAATATTCTTGGATGCCGACCCTTTGCTCGTAGAATCTGCCAAAGAAACCGGTGCGGACAGGATTGAATTATATACGGGTCCTTATGCGTGGAATTTCCACAAAAACCCATTTGAAGCTATAGAGCCATATATTCAAACAGCAAAAGAAGCGGCAATTGTTGGCTTAGGACTTAATGCAGGTCATGACCTTGATTTACATAATCTGAATTATTTTTATAAAAAAGTACCCGGGTTGCTTGAAGTAAGCATTGGACATGCATTGGTTTGTGATGCCCTTTATTTAGGCTTGGAAAACACTATTAAATTGTATTTAAACAGACTAAATCCGACTTTTGAGATGCGATGAAAGTATTTTCAAAAATATTGTTCTTGTTGTTTTGTCTTTGCATAAATTCAAGCCACAGTTATGCATGGGGCTTTTTTGCACATAAGAAAATCAATGAGTTAGCAGTATTTACATTGCCGCCTGAGATGTTTGGTTTTTATAAATTGAATATTGAATTTATTGCAGAACATGCACCCGATCCGGATAACAGGCGATATGCTATTGCCGAAGAAGGTGCCCGACATTTTTTAGATGCTGATAGATATGAAAATGCACTTCCTTTTGACACAATACCTCAAAAATGGGAAGACGCAGTGGCTATGTTTACCGAAGATACTTTGCAAAAACATGGTATTGTTCCTTGGCATTTAGAGTTAATGGTGAAAAGACTAACGTATTCGTTTAAGAACAGAGATTTATATAAAATAATACGATATTCAGTTGATATCGGGCATTATGTTGGCGATTTAAACGTGCCTCTACACACCACATCAAATTATAATGGGCAGCTTACCAATCAACATGGAATTCATGCACTATGGGAAAGCAGACTGCCTGAACTATTTTCGTCAGGCTATGATTTTTTGGTTGGCAAAGCAAAGTATATTGAGGATGTTAGACAGTGTATTTGGATGCACTTTGCAGAAAGTCATTCCTTGGTAGATAGTGTGTTAAACGTAGAACGCAGCGTGTCGCAGCAATTTAGCGAAGAAGAAAAGTATAGTTTTGAGCAAAGAGGAGCAAGTACCGTTAGAGTATATTCTCAAACCTTCTCAAAAGCATATCATAAAGCATTGGGAAGCATGGTAGAAGACCGCATGAAAAGTGCGATTAAACTGTTGGGTGATATTTGGTTTACTGCATGGGTAAATGCAGGGCAGCCCGATCTGAATGAATACAAACAAAAAATTCAGTTGGACGAAGAAGAACTCAAAGAGTTACAAGAGATAAAAATGAAAGTTAAAGATGGGAAAATCAAAGGAAGACCCGAACCAACAGAATAGAACCCTTTTCACTCATATCTTTGCGCCATGCTAAATATTGCAAAAAAGCTGATTGCACTTGTTATTGTGATGGTGTTAGGGGTGATGGTGTTTATTTGGTATCGTTCTTCTCAACCACCCGCTTTGCTGGGATTGATTCCACAACAGGTAAAAGAAGCCGGGTTTATTGATGTGCGCAACTTAATGAAAAAGGCGTATTCGCAAGGTGTAACCGATTTGGGAGAATTAACTTATCCTGATTTTCTTCATCAGGTTTTTTCTGTTTCTAATAATGCAAAAGAACCCGGAATCAATTTGTATAGTGAATTAGTCTGGTTTAAGCATCAAGAAGGGTATAACTGTATTTTTGTTAGATTGGCAAATACAGAACGTTGGGAAGCTTATCTACGTAAATATAAAGAAGAGGCACAACTTGAGGATATACAAAGTCAAGACGATATCCAATATGTACGGTTTAAAAATTACAATGCACTTTTTGCATGGAGAGGAAAACATCTGGCTTTGCTTTATGACTCAGCTAATGCAGAAATATTATCCTTTTCACAAGCTTTTGATGTATTAAAACCAAAATCAAAAAGTGAAATTCTGAATAAAGCGTATGAAAAAACAGCACCGGATGTTTTTTATGTTGACTTAGTGAATAACAATACATTAGCCATAAAATTACTGAATGGTAAAGTTCGGTATGTATGGAACGAAAACGTAAAGAATCTTAACGAATTTGCTCCTTTCAGCAGTATAGATGCACAAGAACTAATAGCAGGTGCAGATACATCTGTAACTTATATGAGTGCTGACTTTGCACTCCAACAAGTAAATTTTGTAACTGAAGAACAGCTCAAGAGTAAGCATTATGCGGGAGTTGCAATTTATTCATATCATTCAATAGGAGTAGATTCTATAATGTCATCAATAAAATACTTGGATAAAATACCGAATCAAATTCATGGGTTTGCAATCAAGAATCCTGCAAAAACGCTCTTATTCCAAGACTCCTACTCAAAACACATAGTGGATGCAGACACTAATAACATTAGAATTTTTAAGACAAAAGAGCAACTCACAATCGGGACTCAAGAGATTGGGACCATTTATTTTTTAAAATCCAATCAATTGCTTTTTAAGGAAGTTGCAGAGTATATTATGTCAAATAAGATGTTTGGGAATGTTCAAGATAAAAAGAACTAAATCTTGATTCCTAAAGTCATACCCAGTTTTAAATTATTTGATTTCTTGAAAGGTAGAAAAAAAGAATGAGACTCAGCCGCATCTCCGATATTAGTGGGTGTAATTCCTCCACCAAAGTAAAAATCCATACTAAAAATGTCATAGAAACGTGTTCTATATCCCAATACTGTTCCTATACTAAATGCATCAGAAGCGTACTTGACGGGTGTGTATTTTGTTATTCCGCTTAAACCATCATATTCAGTTTTGTCTCCTTTAAGGGTTATGTTTTTGTAAACCCCGTAGATACCTACAAAGAAATTATCAGGTGCTGAAAAAGAACGGCTGTAAAAGCGATATTGAGCTTCGGTGCGAAAGGCTTCCATGCTTGAAAAGTCAACATTATTACTATTTCCAAAATAATTATAACTATTGCCTGAGTAGCTCATAAAATAGCCGGCAGATATTTTTAATGAATTATTTGTACGTGTTTCAAACTCAGTGCCCATTTCCATACCGGAAATAAAAAATGATAAAGGATAAAAAACCAACTCCTGTTTAACTGGTTTTAATCCGCCTGCTGAGGTGCTTTTGATAGAAGCATTCTGATTTTTATAAATGTTTGTTGCATTGACACTTTGGGTCAAAAGAATGCTGCAAGACAAAAGAAAAAATGCGTGTACTGTTTTCATAAGATTTAAAATAATTGAGTTTGTTTTTAATGCATTGCGAATTTCACGAATAATTTCAATATACCAAACTTCCTTTCATATAAAGTATTGTAAGTTGATTTTGGAATAAGGCTTCAATAAAGCTAAAAAAAAGCCCTCTCAGTATAGAGAAGGCTTTTATGAATAGTTTTAAATAAGTGCTTATTTAATAATTACTTTTCCGGTTGCGTTAAAGTTTGCAGTATTCATTGTATAGAAATAAACACCTGCATTAAGACCGGTAGTTTCAACCTCGATAAAGTTGTTACCAGCTGCATACTCTGCAGAGATAGTTTTTACAGTTCTGCCAGTAATATCTTTGATATCAAAAGTAACTGTTTGAGCAGCACCAAGTGAAAATGGTATTGCAAAACTCATTGCATTGTCAGTTGGGTTTGGATAACCATTGCCAAGACCATATCCGTTTGCATTTGGAGTAACCACATCTACGTTTTGAGAAGTAGCATGGAAAGCTACACCGGAGAAACCGGATAAGAATGGGCGGTATGATTTCCAACCACCTTGACCTGTTGAGCCATATCTTAAATCACTTTGTGTAGCAAACATGTTGTTAATTGCTTCAGGGTCCACAATTCTCAGACTCTGTCCATCTTGTGCATAATAAGAAATAGCAAGTAAGTTATGTTTGTTTCCAATGGTTACATCTTTATTAACAGAAATCAAGGTATCGTTGAAAGTGTATTTTTTCATTGGTTTGAACAGGAAAGAAATTCCATATAAGTTATCAGGAATATTATTGCTACCATTCATTTGCTTTCCTACAAACATTGATAATCTTCTTGATCTGAATTTCAAATCCTCAGTCATAGAATCCTGAAATTCTTTTGTTAAGAATATTGTATCAGTTTTGTATGCACCGGTATTCATAATAGTTTGAGGAACGTACTTGTCAATATTAGGCATACCTGCATAATATGTTTGAGCATCTCCTTGGAA
The sequence above is drawn from the Bacteroidia bacterium genome and encodes:
- a CDS encoding polymorphic toxin type 23 domain-containing protein, whose product is MNLSGRFNGGGLGTTGTSGGQTGLNMDIVVSPALTFGKGTATPMTLNTFNSETSNLTGVNNSFKSSFTIGSNLVGGGEGNQRVGSLGFRSGDFSLHTSNDFFPGIGDRNDRWWTGSLVASVNLGGGITLSGGYDGFTGERIGTSPSYDSYKKSDGFNYYSQTPRNTSLTNGQTFLQLNNSNGLNLRTNYSGTGLFNPLYLQNGIHDNFPKFLGGRINRFESFSPGSLQIGGGITGGGS
- a CDS encoding Crp/Fnr family transcriptional regulator, with translation MENLVQIEEFKSSPELVSKLFQYGIQKHYKAGSVVLNENAHINSLPIVTKGILKVIREEEDGREILLYYIKAGESCIMSFLGGLHNETSKVRAEVEEDAEILFVPIDKLSFFIKEYPQWLDYIFRLYHKRFEELLEIVNDIAFKKVDERLLDLLKKTADVTQSTTILMTHEQIANKLGTARVVVSRLLKQLEESGSVRLGRNKIELLSKS
- a CDS encoding SDR family NAD(P)-dependent oxidoreductase — translated: MSIQYAVITGASQGLGKSFAFELASKRYNLILISLPNQNLTGLSETIQEQYGVSVICRETDLSISSNVIELTDWINKHYQVSLLINNAGVGGTKRFEEASQSYLMNMINLNITATTILTHQLLSNLKKQDKAYILNISSLSAFSPVGFKTIYPASKAYVHSFTRGLFQELKETNVFVSVVNPGAMSTNSGVSERISNLGLFGKFTLLEPDFVAKKCINQLFKKNKVIIVNPVSWLFLKILPERIKIPLLTNIIKKEIQ
- a CDS encoding deoxyhypusine synthase family protein, giving the protein MTNKGPVSNFINHHYRHFNAAALMDAAKGYEAHLLEGGKMLISMGGAMSTAELGISLAEMIRQDKVHIISCTGANLEEDVMNLVAHSHYKRVPNYRDLTPEQERELLDNHYNRVTDTCIPEEEAFRRLQSHLEKVWKDAEAKGERYFPHEFLYKVVLSGELKQYYEIDPKNSWIIAAAEKNLPIVVPGWEDSTCGNIFTSYVIKGQLKASTVKSGIEYMVWLTELYRELSTGKGLGFFQIGGGISGDFPICVVPMMYQDLEWEEVPFWAYFCQISDSTTSYGSYSGAVPNEKITWGKLDIDTPKFIVESDATIVAPLIFAWILGW
- a CDS encoding BrxA/BrxB family bacilliredoxin → MAYPEMMVAPMRAELTNADFIELKTAEEVENIFNSFPENQTTLVVINSVCGCAAGAMRPGVLHSLHGDKKPQKLYTVFAGMEVEAVAKAREYMIPFPPSSPSIALFKGNKLVHFVERYMIEGKPAEALAANLQAAYNEFC
- a CDS encoding 1,4-dihydroxy-2-naphthoyl-CoA synthase, yielding MDTLKWEKIKEFEDITFTYCNGVARIAINRPEVRNAFRPLTVDEMLEALIIAHESQEIGVVLLTGEGPSPKDGGWAFCSGGDQRVRSNTGYKGSDGVNKFNILDVQRRIRFMNKVVIAVVPGWAVGGGHSLHVVCDLTIASKEHAVFKQTDLDVASIDGGFGSAYLARMVGQKRAREIFFLGKSYNAQEAYEMGMVNAVVPHSELEQTAYEWAQEIMTKSPTAVKMAKFAFNLIDDGLIGQQVYAGEATRLIYGTDEAKEGRDAFLEKRPRDFSKFPKFP
- a CDS encoding methylated-DNA--[protein]-cysteine S-methyltransferase codes for the protein MRYRGKLYSEYILEALAILEKQPLLRNHLDEVAKIMQVSPQVFHRMFIDWCGVGPRDFLLYTTPEYAHYRLKEKTQQRSLFSHPLDNRIDFKHAPISIIQMSEEEALDSNLLITYSMAESPFGSLFIASSAKGLCYMVFSTNPQTEITVLKELFPNAQLKEESVSLHNNAFSAFFPHKATSALIPLHLKGTDFQIKVWNALLQIPFGSLTTYQIIARQIGSPRSSRAVGTAVGNNPITMLVPCHRVVRSSGEYGNYMWGSERKLALIGWEAIHAVGSNNSMRVSE
- a CDS encoding pyridoxine 5'-phosphate synthase translates to MINHTKLSVNINKIALIRNSRGTNNPNLISVAKDCERFGAQGITVHPRPDQRHVRFDDLEPLANIVKSEFNIEGNPTHDFTQRVLQIKPAQVTLVPDAEDQLTSDHGWNTIKDKQKLIDLIAPFKEAGIRVSIFLDADPLLVESAKETGADRIELYTGPYAWNFHKNPFEAIEPYIQTAKEAAIVGLGLNAGHDLDLHNLNYFYKKVPGLLEVSIGHALVCDALYLGLENTIKLYLNRLNPTFEMR
- a CDS encoding zinc dependent phospholipase C family protein → MKVFSKILFLLFCLCINSSHSYAWGFFAHKKINELAVFTLPPEMFGFYKLNIEFIAEHAPDPDNRRYAIAEEGARHFLDADRYENALPFDTIPQKWEDAVAMFTEDTLQKHGIVPWHLELMVKRLTYSFKNRDLYKIIRYSVDIGHYVGDLNVPLHTTSNYNGQLTNQHGIHALWESRLPELFSSGYDFLVGKAKYIEDVRQCIWMHFAESHSLVDSVLNVERSVSQQFSEEEKYSFEQRGASTVRVYSQTFSKAYHKALGSMVEDRMKSAIKLLGDIWFTAWVNAGQPDLNEYKQKIQLDEEELKELQEIKMKVKDGKIKGRPEPTE
- a CDS encoding DUF3575 domain-containing protein — encoded protein: MKTVHAFFLLSCSILLTQSVNATNIYKNQNASIKSTSAGGLKPVKQELVFYPLSFFISGMEMGTEFETRTNNSLKISAGYFMSYSGNSYNYFGNSNNVDFSSMEAFRTEAQYRFYSRSFSAPDNFFVGIYGVYKNITLKGDKTEYDGLSGITKYTPVKYASDAFSIGTVLGYRTRFYDIFSMDFYFGGGITPTNIGDAAESHSFFLPFKKSNNLKLGMTLGIKI